The following are encoded together in the Vespa crabro chromosome 12, iyVesCrab1.2, whole genome shotgun sequence genome:
- the LOC124428293 gene encoding protocadherin-like wing polarity protein stan isoform X1: MASWKWILPMCLAALWTLAEGYLAVLSSSTPVGTIVFEAGVPQLGGRRKYEVSNERTAWFARKLLKVHPHTGRVTLAKPLSCEGLQYPRIFTFYVDSTSSRLGRPTIDYYSLPLRILITGCGEENRDLAATRGWMAETLASYAMPTTERFIEVCLRTSQLVAALRDFLPQTALKECETRWGGVADPRFLIEGAAGDLVSASEQCLVDPLWKISVSMNLRCDAESRLADAEHRLKIVFHHRQLDDTDLGRRVRRELKNQSPYFEQPLYVAAIEEEKEPGVYVTSVRARDPEGGTVRYSMSSILDARSQTLLILDPVTGRVSTRARLDRESVDVHYFRVLAVDDSFPPRTGTTTLQVNVLDANDHAPCFEWPEYDASVREGVPVGSTVVTVKATDQDTGRNADVEYSIVSTSGGGMTVHAEDTSTFRIDPRSGVVTTRMPLDREKTEIYTVILCVSDLATPPSTRKTANATLIVRVLDDNDNYPQFTERTFSVAIPEDLDYTSNPIVARIRATDADAGNNAAVRYAIIGGNTQNTFSIDNMSGDVALVKPLDYESMRSYKIVIRAQDGGTPPRSNTTQLLVHVKDVNDNAPRFYTSHFQDAVAENVPIGYSVLKVQAYDADEGVNAQIKYTIASRDFSGASTDNFPITVNPDTGWIYTTKQLDREECSRYQFTVIASDSGEESKSASVTVILTVSDVNDNDPYFDPKNYDAVVSEDDPPGTPVTSVTATDPDEDAKIHYEITAGNTRGRFSIASQNGRGLITVAQPLDYKQEKRFVLTVTASDSGGRTDTALVYVNVSDANNFSPVFENAPYSVSVFEDAPVGTTVLVVSATDSDVGKNAQVTYSLGTDGDEQEAAEFTINSQTGAITTTRALDREKVPGYVLTVTARDGGVPPLSDTTDIEISVTDVNDNAPMFEAPQYQGSIPEDVLVGTSVLRVSATDEDIDLNGRVRYALEDDGDGAFAIDPTTGIVRTSKSLDRESVARYILKAVAADRGSPSLSSVVPVIVKIEDVNDSPPAFENDKIVLYIAENSPVGSTVGEIYAHDPDEGPNAVVQYSVIGGEDSNSFALNVRPGGDRAELVTLEELDYESPKKKFELVVRAASPPLRSDALVQIMVTDVNDNAPVLKDFQIIFNNFKDFFPTTAIGKIPAVDADVTDKLVYSILAGNNANLIDLNKTTGEIRLSPQLNTNVPRVATMEVSVTDGVNEAKATMTLSVRLITDEMLLNSITVRLDDMTVEAFLSPLLGYFLDGLAAIIPCPRENIFLFSIQEDANVQGKILNVSFSARKVEPGTADEFYSPQFLQERVYLNRGILARLATVTVLPFDDNLCVREPCLNFEECLTVLKFGNASGFASSDTVLFRPIYPVTTFACKCAKGFTGSREAYLCDTEVNLCYSNPCQNGGTCHRREGGYACSCSPDYTGENCQISLDKNTCAPDICKGGSQCTIKNTGGFTCEGCPVRVLENVTPLCELKARSFGPATFLTFASLKQRHRLHLRLRFATESSDGLLLYNGRYNEKHDFVALEIIESHVQFSFSLGDEVTRASAEIPGGVSDGQWHEVEVSYINKTVTISLDNCDVALALEHGERLGPKWACAGRSEQILEDRCGLITETCHRFLDLTGPLQLGGLPAIPSNFPVRTKDFVGCISDLYIDHIFVDLNSFVADNGTNAGCPEKNAFCSSIPCKNNGECREVWDGFICECTENFAGPTCEDEVGKPWKFHGDGLLNFNPLLRPIQLPWLTALSLRTRAKHAFVMAVQIGQNSSVLLEIRDGKMVASLDGTDIIRTWYNIADGEWHRLEVLWQSGHVSLDMDYRDKPLNSPLAAKLQGLYVGRILVGGPDQSINTELPFYDGCLQDLRIGTNQSVLQRPTVQENVETGCISESVCSIDCPEASICVTKWQASECVCAAGRVGRSCELVCDLNPCNNTGTCVEEKEFHKGYRCDCNSPEYSGDYCEIKADQPCPATWWGTPVCGPCHCDESKGYDPACNKTTGECYCKENHYQPPGQKECIPCGCYAIGSFGPRCDTETGQCRCRVGVIGRSCTACPNPYAEVTLQGCEVIYDGCPRSYSEGLWWPRTKFGMTAVEDCPDTAEGKTSRSCDDKLGGWQPPDLFNCTSEAFVEQRHQLAALEAQDLMLNTYVAVKLAKDVHDAANVTKNMYGADLLVAESLLIALLRYEESLIGLNLTHSQDKDYVANLAGIASAILQTKYLENWRRIESLNGDSPDKILNALARYLNTLTASQHDTFTSPFEVVDRNIVLGLDIVTSESLFGFEAAEYKEDPSMSTARPSEADRKVVLPDTSAFLSTTTHFGPSISFPKYNNYMADPKRFDTHSKIQVPLSILGIKPLAQGELNVRNSLSNRKAVLSYVQYKELGSLLPQRFDDSVAVRWGVEVSVGSPVMTVSVLVPSKNGYESMTGIPLQSPVQVRLWLSENDDFKTRTNPQCVHWNTAKGTGEWSRMGCTTEIEDNSLSYGSIVNCSCLQLSTFAVLTDVLDLEYVPEPSLLEDVTSYSAFMLALPLLLSALLILALIRGTGTNSNSIHKNLVLCVFLGETLYLIALKARSPLVTNEFPCKLTAIGLHYAWLSTFAWTLVDSIHLYRMLTEMRDVNHGQMRFYYTMGYGMPAVIVGLTIGVRADQYGNFYFCWLSIYETVIWSLIGPVCVAIFVNFCILVMSIRAAFTLKEHIMGFGNLRTLLWLSVASLPLLGSTWTLAVLNASETSPTLSYLLSVAIVVHAAFSLIGYCFINGRVRRNLYLSLLRCVGKKAPLLEGSMANGSSSQNVNGHSRSALAYSSTYSGAESVCRRVHVGVSTSSTTSRSTNKTGSSPYRSDTHLRHTSTSTSNYNSDRDPYMSSRSQRSVVHPRQESNESRNPRRDSESDSDGSQAEGGGRSLDLASSHSSDEDDVTSRSHRNMGVSAQQPVAHSYLPNIHSNPAEHLNILCSNAELFPNIKPIYAPRWSSQLPEAYLSSNVMDVRGSQWSGGTMSDNEMASNKTSSPNPLPYPEMNSPQKSQLDENYSEGEEKIHHVGEKYLFPYTAEEDHTISPTPYMLSMSTRILASSMSHHSQNSNHENMSGSERYGSLKRGQSLHGSQHDNMSGSERYGSLKRGKITPTVLEDAPEFILPMSGRILSSSLTHDLQHSNELAALRQQQQQQQYEQTITETEKDTNAETSV, translated from the exons ATGGCAAGCTGGAAATGGATACTGCCTATGTGTCTGGCGGCACTATGGACACTGGCGGAAGGTTATCTCGCTGTACTGTCCTCGAGTACGCCAGTTGGTACCATTGTTTTCGAGGCGGGAGTACCACAGCTGGGTGGTCGCCGAAAGTACGAGGTCTCGAACGAACGGACAGCATGGTTCGCACGAAAACTCCTCAAGGTTCATCCCCATACTGGACGTGTGACATTGGCTAAGCCATTAAGTTGCGAAGGTCTTCAATATCCTCGAATTTTCACCTTCTACGTGGACTCGACGAGTTCGAGATTAGGCAGGCCAACCatcgattattatagtttGCCGTTAAGGATATTGATAACCGGTTGTGGTGAGGAAAATCGGGATCTTGCTGCTACCAGAGGATGGATGGCAGAGACCTTGGCTTCTTATGCTATGCCAACTACGGAAAG GTTCATCGAAGTCTGCTTGAGAACGTCGCAACTCGTTGCAGCTCTTAGAGACTTCCTACCACAGACTGCACTGAAGGAATGCGAGACCAGGTGGGGTGGCGTTGCCGATCCTCGTTTTTTGATCGAAGGAGCAGCCGGGGATTTGGTCTCGGCGTCGGAACAATGCCTGGTAGATCCCCTATGGAAGATCTCCGTGTCTATGAATCTGAGATGTGATGCAGAGTCTCGTTTGGCGGATGCGGAACATCGTTTGAAAATCGTATTTCATCATCGGCAGCTCGACGATACCGATCTTGGTAGGAGAGTTAGGAGAGAGTTAAAAAATCAATCACCATATTTCGAGCAACCTCTCTACGTCGCAGCGattgaagaggaaaaagaaccAGGTGTTTATGTGACGTCCGTTCGTGCTAGGGATCCCGAAGGCGGAACAGTACGATATTCCATGAGTTCTATCTTAGACGCTCGCTCACAGACGCTCTTGATTCTGGACCCAGTTACTGGTAGAGTGAGCACACGTGCCAGATTGGATAGAGAAAGCGTCGATGTACATTACTTCCGAGTATTGGCCGTGGACGACTCATTTCCACCAAGAACAGGCACTACCACTCTTCAAGTGAACGTATTGGATGCAAACGATCATGCCCCCTGCTTCGAGTGGCCGGAATACGATGCATCGGTTAGGGAAGGCGTACCGGTCGGTTCGACGGTCGTCACGGTAAAAGCGACCGATCAGGATACCGGGAGGAACGCCGACGTTGAATACTCAATCGTTTCGACAAGCGGCGGCGGTATGACTGTTCATGCTGAAGATACCTCTACCTTCAGAATCGATCCACGTTCTGGTGTAGTTACCACGAGGATGCCACTTGACAGAGAGAAGACCGAGATCTATACCGTGATACTTTGTGTTTCCGACCTGGCAACCCCACCGTCGACGCGTAAAACCGCGAACGCCACGTTGATCGTTCGTGTTCttgatgacaatgataattatcCTCAGTTCACCGAGCGCACATTTTCCGTAGCGATACCAGAGGATCTAGATTATACATCGAATCCGATCGTGGCTAGAATAAGAGCGACTGATGCAGATGCAGGCAATAACGCTGCCGTGAGATACGCGATAATCGGTGGTAACACCCAGAATACATTCTCCATCGACAACATGAGTGGTGACGTTGCTCTCGTGAAGCCTCTAGACTACGAATCAATGAGGAGTTACAAGATCGTAATAAGGGCTCAGGACGGTGGAACACCACCGAGATCGAACACCACTCAGCTCTTGGTCCACGTAAAAGACGTCAATGACAATGCACCAAGGTTTTATACCAGTCATTTTCAAGATGCCGTAGCTGAAAACGTACCAATCGGTTATTCGGTACTTAAAGTTCAGGCTTACGATGCCGACGAAGGTGTAAATGCACAAATTAAGTATACCATAGCTTCTCGCGACTTCTCCGGTGCGTCCACAGATAATTTTCCCATCACCGTAAATCCTGATACCGGTTGGATCTACACAACGAAACAACTCGATCGTGAAGAATGTTCCAG GTATCAATTCACAGTGATCGCCTCAGATTCAGGCGAGGAATCAAAATCGGCGAGCGTCACCGTAATCCTAACAGTTTCCGATGTAAACGACAACGATCCTTACTTCGATCCAAAAAATTACGACGCTGTAGTGTCGGAAGATGATCCACCGGGTACTCCTGTAACGTCTGTCACCGCTACAGATCCTGACGAAGACGCGAAGATACATTATGAGATTACTGCTGGGAATACGAGAGGTCGATTCTCGATAGCCTCTCAGAATGGACGTGGCTTGATCACGGTGGCTCAACCTTTAGattataaacaagaaaaaagattcgTATTGACTGTGACAGCTTCTGATAGTGGTGGAAGAACTGACACTGCTCTGGTATACGTGAACGTTTCCGACGCGAACAATTTTTCACCGGTTTTTGAGAATGCTCCTTACTCGGTTTCGGTTTTCGAGGATGCGCCAGTTGGTACGACTGTTTTAGTGGTCAGTGCCACTGATTCTGACGTCGGTAAAAATGCTCAAGTTACTTATAGTCTTGGAACGGACGGGGATGAACAAGAAGCAGCAGAATTTACGATCAATTCGCAGACCGGTGCCATCACTACCACTCGAGCACTCGATCGTGAAAAAGTTCCGGGCTACGTGTTAACTGTAACAGCTAGAGATGGTGGCGTACCACCTCTTTCTGATACCACGGACATTGAGATCTCGGTTACGGACGTTAACGACAATGCACCGATGTTCGAAGCACCTCAATATCAAGGTTCTATACCCGAAGATGTTTTAGTTGGCACGAGCGTCCTCAGAGTCTCTGCTACCGATGAGGACATAGATCTCAATGGAAGG GTAAGGTACGCGTTGGAAGATGACGGAGATGGTGCCTTCGCTATAGATCCAACTACAGGAATAGTGAGAACTTCCAAATCGTTAGATCGAGAATCCGTTGCGAGGTACATTCTAAAAGCTGTAGCTGCTGACAGAGGTTCACCTTCGTTATCTTCAGTGGTACCAGTTATCGTAAAGATCGAGGACGTTAATGATTCTCCTCCAGCTTTTGAAAACGATAAGATCGTACTTTACATTGCTGAGAATTCTCCAGTGGGCTCGACTGTGGGCGAGATTTACGCCCACGATCCTGACGAAGGTCCAAATGCTGTTGTTCAGTATTCTGTTATCGGCGGTGAAGATTCAAATAGTTTTGCCTTGAATGTAAGACCAGGTGGTGATCGTGCAGAACTGGTCACTCTCGAAGAACTTGATTACGAGTCACCaaagaagaaatttgaatTGGTTGTTCGTGCAGCCTCTCCACCATTGCGATCAGATGCTCTAGTGCAAATTATGGTAACAGATGTCAACGACAACGCGCCAGTACTGaaagattttcaaataatctTCAATAACTTCAAAGATTTCTTTCCGACCACTGCAATAGGCAAGATACCGGCTGTAGATGCCGACGTTACCGATAAGCTGGTCTACAGCATTCTCGCTGGTAACAATGCTAATCTGATAGATCTGAATAAGACGACGGGTGAAATACGTCTCTCGCCACaattaaatacaaatgtaCCACGAGTAGCAACGATGGAGGTATCCGTAACTGATGGTGTCAACGAAGCAAAGGCTACCATGACTCTGTCAGTACGATTGATCACGGACGAGATGCTCTTGAATTCGATAACAGTTAGGCTCGACGATATGACGGTCGAAGCTTTCCTAAGCCCACTATTAGGATATTTCTTGGACGGTCTCGCTGCCATTATACCATGTCCGAGggagaacatttttttatttagcatTCAAGAGGATGCAAATGTCCAAGGGAAGATATTGAACGTTAGTTTCTCGGCTCGTAAGGTCGAACCAGGTACAGCCGACGAGTTTTACAGTCCACAATTTCTTCAAGAACGAGTTTATTTGAATCGTGGAATCCTGGCGAGGCTTGCCACTGTCACAGTATTACCCTTCGATGATAATCTTTGTGTAAGGGAACCTTGTCTCAATTTCGAGGAGTGTTTGACCGTATTGAAGTTTGGAAATGCTTCTGGGTTTGCCAGTAGCGACACAGTACTCTTTCGGCCAATTTATCCAGTCACCACTTTCGCGTGCAAATGTGCAAAAGGTTTTACCGGTAGCAGAGAAGCATACTTGTGTGATACAGAAGTGAATTTGTGTTATTCGAATCCCTGTCAGAACGGTGGGACTTGTCATCGAAGGGAAGGTGGATATGCTTGTTCCTGCTCGCCCGATTATACTGGAGAAAATTGTCAAATCTCATTAGACAAGAACACTTGCGCACCAGACATCTGTAAAGGTGGTTCTCAGTGTACCATTAAGAATACAGGAGGGTTTACTTGCGAGGGATGTCCAGTAAGAGTTCTAGAAAATGTCACTCCTTTGTGTGAACTGAAAGCACGTAGCTTTGGACCAGCTACATTCCTTACATTCGCCTCGTTAAAACAACGGCACAGGCTCCATTTGAGACTGAGGTTTGCTACAGAATCGTCCGATGGTCTACTTCTCTACAATGGTCGTTACAACGAAAAACACGATTTTGTGGCCTTAGAGATCATCGAATCTCACGTACAATTTAGTTTTTCGCTTGGGGATGAGGTCACCAGAGCATCAGCTGAAATTCCTGGAGGTGTATCTGACGGACAATGGCACGAGGTTGAAGTGTCTTACATTAATAAGACAGTGACGATTTCTTTAGACAATTGTGACGTTGCTTTGGCATTAGAACATGGTGAAAGATTAGGCCCAAAATGGGCTTGTGCTGGAAGAAGCGAGCAAATACTCGAAGATCGTTGCGGTCTCATCACGGAGACCTGTCATCGATTTTTAGATTTAACAGGGCCTTTACAATTAGGTGGCTTACCTGCCATTCCCTCGAACTTTCCCGTTAGAACGAAGGACTTTGTTGGTTGTATCAGCGATCTTTACATCGATCATATATTCGTCGATTTAAACTCGTTCGTCGCGGATAATGGCACTAACGCTGGTTGCCCAGAAAAGAATGCATTTTGCTCTTCCATACCATGTAAAAACAACGGTGAGTGTCGCGAAGTCTGGGATGGTTTTATTTGCGAGTGTACTGAAAATTTCGCTGGACCAACGTGCGAAGATGAGGTTGGGAAACCATGGAAATTTCATGGTGATGGCTTGTTGAACTTCAATCCACTTCTTAGACCGATTCAACTACCGTGGCTGACGGCGCTCAGTTTAAGGACAAGGGCGAAACATGCGTTCGTCATGGCAGTACAAATTGGACAAAATAGTTCGGTCCTGTTGGAGATTCGTGATGGAAAAATGGTAGCTTCGTTGGATGGTACAGACATCATACGAACATGGTATAACATTGCTGATGGCGAATGGCACAGGCTCGAAGTTCTTTGGCAAAGTGGTCACGTTTCTCTCGACATGGATTATCGTGATAAACCTTTGAATTCGCCGTTAGCCGCGAAATTGCAAGGACTTTACGTAGGCAGGATTTTAGTTGGTGGTCCAGATCAATCTATAAACACTGAGTTACCATTCTACGATGGCTGTCTGCAAGATCTTCGAATCGGTACGAATCAAAGCGTATTGCAACGACCGACCGTTCAAGAGAACGTCGAAACTGGCTGCATATCCGAATCTGTATGCAGCATAGACTGTCCTGAAGCATCGATTTGCGTAACGAAATGGCAAGCAAGTGAATGCGTTTGCGCGGCTGGTCGAGTTGGACGCAGCTGCGAGCTCGTTTGTGATTTAAATCCTTGTAACAATACTGGTACATGCGTCGAGGAAAAGGAATTCCATAAAGGATATAG ATGCGATTGTAACTCACCGGAATACTCTGGAGATTATTGCGAAATAAAAGCAGATCAACCTTGCCCAGCGACATGGTGGGGAACGCCAGTCTGTGGTCCTTGTCATTGTGATGAATCTAAAGGTTACGATCCGGCTTGTAATAAAACAACTGGCGAATGCTATTGCAAAGAGAATCATTATCAGCCACCGGGACAAAAGGAATGTATTCCCTGTGGATGTTATGCAATTGGAAGTTTTGGACCGCGTTGCGATACAGAAACTGGCCAGTGTCGTTGTCGTGTTGGTGTTATCGGTCGTTCTTGTACAGCTTGTCCAAATCCTTATGCAGAAGTGACATTGCAAGGTTGCGAGGTGATCTATGATGGTTGCCCTAGGTCCTACTCAGAAGGTTTATGGTGGCCTAGGACTAAATTTGGAATGACAGCTGTCGAGGATTGTCCTGACACAGCGGAAGGGAAAACTTCGAGATCTTGCGACGACAAATTAGGTGGATGGCAACCACCCGATCTCTTCAATTGTACATCGGAGGCTTTTGTCGAACAGAGACATCAGTTGGCCGCTTTGGAGGCTCAAGATCTTATGTTGAATACGTATGTAGCTGTAAAACTGGCCAAGGATGTACACGATGCCGCCAACGTTACGAAAAACATGTATGGCGCCGATTTACTCGTCGCTGAATCTCTATTAATTGCATTGCTTCGTTACGAGGAGAGTCTCATTGGCCTTAACTTGACTCATAGTCAGGACAAAGACTACGTAGCTAATCTCGCTGGCATAGCTAGTGCTATTTTACAGACGAAATATCTCGAAAATTGGAGAAGGATTGAGTCCCTTAACGGTGACAGTCCTGACAAGATTTTAAACGCATTGGCCAGATACTTGAACACATTGACTGCGTCTCAGCACGATACTTTTACCAGCCCCTTTGAAGTCGTTGATCGTAATATAGTACTCGGATTGGATATAGTAACTTCAGAAAGTCTTTTCGGTTTCGAAGCAGCGGAATACAAAGAGGATCCTTCGATGTCTACCGCAAGGCCCTCGGAAGCAGATCGAAAAGTCGTTTTGCCTGATACTTCGGCGTTTCTAAGTACGACTACACATTTCGGACCATCGATAAGTTTTCCAAAGTACAACAATTACATGGCAGATCCAAAGAGATTCGATACACATTCCAAGATACAAGTACCTCTGAGTATATTGGGTATTAAACCATTGGCACAAGGAGAACTGAACGTGAGAAATAGTTTGAGCAATCGTAAGGCTGTACTGAGTTATGTCCAATATAAAGAATTAGGTTCACTTTTACCTCAACGTTTCGATGATTCGGTGGCTGTTAGATGGGGTGTTGAGGTATCAGTAGGGTCACCTGTGATGACTGTGTCAGTTTTGGTACCGTCCAAAAATGGTTACGAATCGATGACTGGAATTCCATTGCAATCACCGGTTCAAGTAAGATTGTGGCTAAGTGAGAACGACGATTTTAAGACGCGAACCAATCCACAATGTGTTCATTGGAATACAGCGAAAGG AACCGGAGAATGGAGTCGAATGGGATGTACAACGGAAATAGAGGACAATAGCTTGTCCTATGGTTCAATCGTCAATTGTTCCTGTCTACAATTGTCGACTTTCGCTGTGTTAACGGATGTATTGGACCTCGAATACGTGCCTGAACCATCCCTGTTAGAGGATGTTACCAGTTACAGTGCTTTCATGCTCGCCCTACCACTTCTACTTTCAGCCCTGCTCATTTTAGCTTTGATACGTGGCACAGGAACGAATTCAAACAGCATTCACAAAAATCTTGTTCTCTGTGTTTTCCTCGGCGAAACATTGTACCTGATAGCTCTCAAAGCAAGAAGCCCACTGGTTACCAACGAATTTCCATGCAAATTGACTGCAATTGGTTTGCATTATGCTTGGTTAAGTACCTTCGCTTGGACTTTAGTCGATTCTATTCATCTTTATCGAATGCTCACTGAAATGAGGGACGTCAATCATGGGCAGATGAGATTTTATTACACGATGGGTTATGGCATGCCTGCAGTTATCGTTGGTTTGACGATAGGCGTCAGAGCAGATCAATatggaaatttttattt TTGTTGGCTGTCGATCTACGAAACTGTAATCTGGTCTTTGATAGGACCAGTTTGCGTGGCAATTTTCGTCAATTTTTGTATTCTTGTCATGTCTATAAGAGCAGCGTTTACATTGAAGGAACACATAATGGGTTTTGGTAATCTGAGAACGTTACTTTGGTTATCCGTTGCGTCATTGCCCTTGCTTGGTTCCACATGGACTTTGGCAGTCTTGAATGCTTCAGAAACGTCaccgactttatcgtatttgcTCAGTGTTGCTATTGTCGTTCATGCTGCGTTCAGTCTGATTGGATATTGCTTCATCAATGGTAGAGTTAGAAGGAATTTGTACCTGAGTCTTTTGAGATGCGTTGGGAAAAAGGCACCCTTATTGGAAGGTAGCATGGCTAATGGAAGCAGTAGTCAAAATGTTAATGGTCATTCA AGATCAGCATTAGCTTACTCGTCGACGTACAGTGGAGCCGAATCAGTATGCAGAAGAGTTCATGTAGGAGTATCGACGAGTAGTACGACATCACGAAGTACAAATAAAACTGGTTCTAGCCCCTACCGCAGTGATACACATTTGAGGCACACGTCAACCTCAACCAGCAATTACAATAGCGATCGAGATCCCTACATGTCGTCCAGGAGTCAACGATCGGTTGTACATCCTCGACAAG AGTCGAATGAGTCGAGAAATCCACGAAGAGATTCGGAATCTGATTCCGATGGTTCTCAAGCCGAAGGTGGTGGTAGAAGCCTAGATCTTGCGAGTTCCCATAGTTCTGACGAAGATGACGTTACTTCAAGGTCTCACAGGAACATGGGTGTATCGGCTCAACAACCAGTAGCCCATAGCTACCTTCCAAACATACACAGTAATCCTGCTGAACACCTAAACATACTTTGTTCGAACGCTGAACTATTTCCAAATATAAAACCAATTTATGCACCGAGATGGAGTTCGCAACTCCCAGAAGCTTATCTCTCATCTAATG TGATGGACGTTCGAGGAAGTCAATGGTCAGGCGGTACCATGTCAGACAACGAAATGGCCTCCAACAAAACGTCGAGTCCAAATCCATTACCTTATCCTGAAATGAATTCACCACAAAAGAGTCAGTTAGATGAGAATTATTCTGAGGGGGAAGAGAAGATACATCACGTTGGTGAAAAATATCTCTTCCCTTACACTGCTGAAGAGGATCATACGATATCACCTACACCGTACATGCTATCAATGTCTACACGAATTCTTGCTTCGAGCATGAGCCATCATTCCCAAAATTCAAATCACGAGAACATGAGTGGTTCTGAGAGGTATGGTAGCCTAAAGAGAGGTCAAAGTTTGCATGGATCTCAACATGACAATATGAGTGGCTCGGAAAGGTATGGAAGTTTAAAGAGAGGCAAGATCACTCCAACCGTATTGGAGGATGCACCAGAATTCATTCTACCGATGAGTGGTAGGATATTGTCGAGCTCGTTGACGCATGATCTTCAACATAGTAACGAATTAGCGGCTCTGagacagcagcagcaacaacagcaatacGAGCAGACGATCACTGAGACTGA GAAGGATACTAACGCGGAAACGTCCGTATGA